In Bacillus cereus ATCC 14579, a single window of DNA contains:
- a CDS encoding cation-translocating P-type ATPase, which produces MSNWYSKTKDQTLIDLETNEQNGLTDEIVSERLKQYGSNELATKQKRTLWQRIFAQINDVLVYVLIIAALISAFVGEWADASIIALVVVLNAVIGVVQESKAEQALEALKKMATPKAIVKRNGELKEIPSEHVVPGDIVMLDAGRYIPCDLRLIETANLKVEESALTGESVPVDKDAIYHPSMRSDEQVPLGDQKNMAFMSTLVTYGRGVGVAVETGMNSQIGKIATLLHEADDDMTPLQKSLAQVGKYLGFVAVAICIVMFLIGFLQGRDTLEMFMTAISLAVAAIPEGLPAIVSIVLAIGVQRMIKQNVIIRKLPAVEALGSVTIICSDKTGTLTQNKMTVTHFYSDNTYDRLESLNVNNDAQRLLLENMVLCNDASYNNESQTGDPTEIALLVAGTTFNMQKDHLEKIHERVNEVPFDSDRKMMSTVHMYNESYYSMTKGAIDKLLPRCTHIFKNGKIEILTDSDKNQILEAAGSMSQEALRVLSFAFKQYDSNDVDINHLEENLIFIGLVGMIDPPRTEVKDSIKECKKAGIRTVMITGDHKDTAFAIAKELGIAEEISEIMIGTELDNVSDTELASKINHLNVFARVSPEHKVKIVKALRAKGNIVSMTGDGVNDAPSLKQADVGVAMGITGTDVAKGAADVVLTDDNFSSIVKAVEEGRNIYRNIKKSILFLLSCNFGEIIALFLAILLGWATPLRPIHILWVNLITDTLPALSLGVDPEDPDVMKEKPRHAKESLFSGSVPFLIFNGVIIGLLTLIAFIAGAKFYTGDTNLFPLFPERIDDDALLHAQTMAFVVLSFSQLVHSFNLRSRTKSIFSIGIFTNKYLVFSLLIGVLMQVCIISIPPLANIFGVHALTMRDWGFVLLLSIIPLVVNEIIKLVKKN; this is translated from the coding sequence ATGAGCAATTGGTACAGTAAGACGAAAGATCAAACATTGATTGACCTAGAAACAAACGAACAAAACGGTTTAACAGATGAGATTGTAAGTGAACGTTTAAAGCAATACGGTTCTAATGAATTAGCTACAAAACAAAAACGCACTTTATGGCAGCGTATTTTCGCCCAAATTAATGACGTCCTCGTATATGTCCTTATTATTGCTGCCCTTATTTCTGCCTTTGTAGGTGAATGGGCGGATGCCAGTATTATCGCGCTTGTTGTAGTTTTAAATGCTGTTATCGGTGTTGTCCAAGAATCGAAAGCAGAACAAGCTTTAGAGGCATTGAAAAAGATGGCAACACCTAAAGCTATCGTCAAGAGAAATGGTGAACTAAAAGAAATTCCATCTGAGCACGTCGTTCCAGGGGATATCGTTATGCTCGACGCCGGACGATATATCCCATGCGATTTACGCCTTATTGAAACCGCAAATTTAAAAGTTGAAGAATCTGCTCTAACTGGTGAATCTGTCCCTGTTGATAAAGATGCAATCTACCACCCTTCTATGCGAAGTGATGAGCAAGTACCACTCGGCGATCAAAAAAACATGGCCTTTATGTCTACTCTTGTCACATATGGAAGAGGCGTCGGTGTTGCTGTTGAAACTGGAATGAACTCACAAATTGGTAAGATTGCTACCCTTTTACATGAAGCAGACGATGATATGACACCACTTCAAAAAAGCTTAGCACAAGTCGGAAAATATTTAGGCTTTGTTGCTGTAGCTATTTGTATCGTTATGTTTCTCATCGGTTTTTTACAAGGCCGGGATACGTTAGAAATGTTTATGACTGCTATTAGTTTAGCTGTCGCAGCTATTCCAGAAGGCTTGCCAGCTATCGTTTCCATCGTTCTTGCAATTGGTGTGCAACGTATGATTAAACAAAACGTTATCATTCGGAAACTACCAGCTGTTGAAGCCCTCGGTTCTGTCACAATTATTTGTTCAGATAAAACAGGTACGTTAACGCAAAATAAAATGACCGTTACTCACTTTTATAGTGATAACACATATGATCGCTTAGAAAGTTTAAATGTAAATAATGATGCGCAACGTCTATTGTTAGAAAATATGGTGCTATGTAATGATGCGTCTTACAATAACGAATCACAAACGGGAGACCCGACTGAAATTGCACTTCTCGTTGCTGGAACCACTTTTAACATGCAAAAAGATCATTTAGAAAAAATACATGAACGTGTTAACGAAGTACCTTTTGATTCAGATCGTAAAATGATGTCAACCGTACATATGTACAATGAAAGTTACTATAGCATGACGAAAGGCGCTATTGATAAGCTCTTACCTCGATGTACCCATATTTTTAAAAACGGCAAAATCGAGATTTTAACTGATTCTGATAAAAATCAAATATTAGAAGCTGCCGGATCAATGTCTCAAGAAGCTTTAAGAGTACTTTCATTCGCATTTAAACAATACGATTCAAACGATGTGGATATAAATCATCTTGAAGAAAATCTTATCTTTATTGGTCTTGTCGGTATGATTGATCCACCACGAACTGAAGTGAAAGATTCAATTAAAGAATGTAAAAAAGCCGGTATTCGCACAGTTATGATTACTGGTGACCATAAAGATACCGCCTTTGCAATTGCCAAAGAACTTGGCATTGCTGAAGAAATATCGGAAATTATGATTGGAACTGAATTAGATAACGTTTCTGATACAGAACTAGCTAGCAAAATTAATCATTTAAATGTATTCGCTAGAGTCTCTCCTGAGCATAAAGTGAAAATTGTAAAGGCATTACGCGCGAAAGGAAATATCGTTTCTATGACTGGTGACGGTGTCAATGATGCACCATCTTTAAAGCAAGCTGATGTTGGCGTAGCGATGGGCATTACAGGAACAGACGTTGCAAAAGGGGCAGCAGATGTCGTGTTAACAGATGATAATTTCTCATCTATCGTGAAAGCCGTTGAAGAAGGTAGAAATATTTATCGCAACATAAAAAAATCAATTCTCTTCCTACTCTCTTGTAACTTCGGAGAAATTATCGCTTTATTTTTAGCCATTTTACTCGGCTGGGCAACACCACTACGACCTATTCACATTTTGTGGGTGAATTTAATTACAGATACACTGCCTGCATTATCACTTGGGGTTGATCCTGAAGACCCAGATGTGATGAAGGAAAAACCACGACATGCAAAAGAAAGCTTATTTAGCGGCAGCGTTCCTTTCCTGATTTTCAATGGAGTTATCATTGGACTTTTAACGCTAATAGCTTTTATCGCCGGAGCAAAATTCTATACTGGAGATACAAATTTATTTCCTCTTTTCCCAGAGCGAATTGATGACGATGCTCTATTACACGCTCAAACGATGGCATTTGTCGTTCTTAGTTTTTCTCAGCTCGTTCATTCATTTAACTTGCGTTCAAGAACGAAATCGATTTTTTCAATTGGGATCTTTACAAATAAATATTTAGTCTTCTCCCTCCTTATCGGTGTTCTTATGCAAGTTTGTATCATCTCCATCCCGCCCCTTGCAAATATATTCGGTGTACATGCATTAACGATGCGAGATTGGGGATTTGTTCTCTTATTAAGTATCATTCCGCTTGTTGTGAATGAAATCATTAAATTAGTGAAGAAAAACTAA
- a CDS encoding DUF1128 domain-containing protein: MDLSVKSEENVEYMVEAIKEKLRMVNAGAMRAASFNEEMYEDLRDIYDHVMKRETFSISEMQAITEELGTLIKK, translated from the coding sequence GTGGATTTATCCGTAAAGTCAGAAGAAAACGTTGAATACATGGTCGAAGCTATTAAAGAAAAATTACGTATGGTTAATGCTGGAGCGATGAGAGCTGCTAGTTTTAACGAAGAAATGTACGAAGATTTACGTGACATTTATGATCATGTTATGAAACGTGAAACATTCAGCATTAGTGAAATGCAAGCTATTACAGAAGAATTAGGTACATTAATTAAAAAGTAA
- a CDS encoding low molecular weight protein-tyrosine-phosphatase, which produces MVQVLFVCLGNICRSPMAEAIFRNLVVKEGLEEKIVIDSAGTGDWHVGHPPHKGTQKILKENAVTFEGIKARQVEKEDLTKFDYIIAMDNKNIANLKSLGKTGGYIGRLSDFVPDGGWTDVPDPYYTGNFQEVYDLVTEGCAKLLAFIRNEQGI; this is translated from the coding sequence ATGGTTCAAGTATTGTTTGTTTGTCTTGGGAACATTTGCCGTTCTCCGATGGCAGAAGCGATTTTTCGAAATCTTGTCGTAAAAGAGGGACTTGAAGAGAAAATTGTCATTGATTCTGCAGGAACTGGAGATTGGCACGTTGGCCATCCGCCACATAAAGGAACACAAAAAATTTTAAAAGAAAATGCAGTCACTTTTGAAGGAATTAAAGCAAGGCAAGTAGAAAAAGAAGACTTAACAAAGTTTGATTATATTATTGCCATGGACAACAAGAATATAGCAAATTTAAAAAGTTTAGGTAAAACTGGAGGCTATATTGGTAGGCTGTCCGACTTTGTTCCAGACGGTGGCTGGACAGACGTTCCTGACCCTTACTATACAGGGAATTTCCAAGAAGTATATGACCTTGTAACAGAAGGGTGTGCAAAGCTATTAGCTTTCATTCGAAATGAACAAGGAATATGA
- a CDS encoding DUF4075 domain-containing protein — MAKKNNIARNIAIGVAAGVAVSMLKKENREKVKNTAEKAKTKMIEIGENAKIKEKVQTVTDKGRELADFNVVKAKVAEIKKLTPSVVETLKETKEIFSKKKVEPEEKPETIEIQAVSPKVDELKVEEEPIVAEDGGMKEARELFMKDSNAVEKKTEAYIELKQDKEEKKSV; from the coding sequence ATGGCAAAGAAAAATAATATTGCTCGAAACATTGCGATTGGTGTAGCTGCAGGTGTAGCTGTATCCATGTTAAAGAAAGAAAACCGCGAAAAAGTAAAAAATACAGCAGAAAAAGCAAAAACAAAGATGATTGAAATTGGTGAAAATGCAAAGATCAAAGAAAAAGTGCAAACTGTTACAGATAAAGGACGCGAACTTGCTGATTTCAATGTGGTAAAAGCGAAAGTAGCAGAAATTAAAAAATTAACGCCATCTGTTGTAGAGACGTTAAAAGAAACGAAAGAAATTTTTAGTAAGAAAAAAGTTGAACCAGAAGAAAAGCCAGAAACGATTGAAATTCAAGCTGTATCTCCAAAGGTAGATGAGTTGAAAGTAGAAGAAGAGCCAATAGTTGCTGAAGATGGTGGTATGAAAGAAGCGCGTGAATTATTTATGAAAGACTCAAATGCAGTGGAAAAAAAAACTGAAGCGTACATTGAGTTAAAGCAAGATAAAGAAGAGAAGAAAAGCGTTTAA
- a CDS encoding YihY/virulence factor BrkB family protein produces the protein MRKILEKVRRNRTYSFGKDLYDRTMRDDVAGLAAQLAYFFLLAIFPGLVFLITLLGFIPIQTEDVLSLLEVYVPDDAMNLIEVNVDKVVNQQNGGLLSFGLLSMLWFASNGVNAVMNAFNRAYDVKETRSFITTRALSIVFTLAIIFMIVFALIVPVFGQVIGAAVFKALGLSDSFSFVWSITRLVASFFVLFALFSFLYTFAPDRKLKRREVISGALFATVGWIVVSYSFAYYVDKFANYANTYGGLGGIIILMLWFYLTGWVILLGGEINGLLHHYRTGDNNSRNE, from the coding sequence ATGAGAAAAATTTTAGAAAAGGTGAGAAGAAATCGTACTTATTCGTTTGGTAAAGATTTATATGACCGGACGATGCGCGATGATGTAGCGGGCTTGGCAGCACAGCTCGCTTATTTCTTCTTGCTTGCAATTTTTCCTGGGCTCGTTTTCTTAATTACGCTTCTTGGATTTATTCCCATTCAAACAGAGGATGTGCTTAGTTTATTAGAGGTTTATGTACCAGATGATGCAATGAACTTAATTGAGGTAAATGTAGATAAAGTTGTAAACCAGCAAAATGGTGGTTTATTATCATTTGGTTTATTATCCATGTTATGGTTTGCCTCAAATGGTGTTAATGCGGTTATGAATGCTTTTAACCGCGCTTATGACGTAAAGGAAACACGTTCTTTTATTACAACAAGAGCGTTATCAATTGTGTTTACATTAGCTATTATTTTTATGATTGTCTTTGCGTTAATTGTTCCGGTATTCGGACAAGTTATTGGAGCAGCAGTGTTTAAAGCACTCGGTTTATCAGATAGTTTTTCTTTCGTATGGAGCATTACACGATTAGTAGCGAGTTTCTTCGTACTATTTGCTTTGTTTAGTTTCTTATATACATTTGCACCAGATCGAAAGTTAAAAAGAAGAGAAGTTATTTCAGGGGCGTTATTTGCTACTGTAGGATGGATTGTGGTGTCTTACTCATTTGCTTATTATGTAGATAAGTTTGCGAATTACGCCAATACATATGGTGGTCTCGGTGGTATCATTATTTTAATGTTATGGTTTTATTTAACTGGATGGGTAATTTTACTTGGCGGTGAAATTAATGGTTTACTCCACCATTATAGAACCGGTGACAATAATTCCCGTAATGAATAA
- a CDS encoding heavy metal translocating P-type ATPase, which translates to MNSEVKTLHAKETISHPSLWDTLKKHYELVFAVASGIFILVGWLFTKNDAMNVGITCYILAYIVGGYAKAKEGIEDTIEEKELNVEMLMLFAAIGAAIIGYWAEGAILIFIFALSGAMESYTLSKSQKEISALLDLQPEEALRISTGTEERVPVGELQINDIILIKPGERVPADGTIHNGETNIDEAAITGEPIPNEKRHGDEVFAGTVNLRGAIEVKITKPSDQTLFQKIIRLVQSAQSEKSPSQLFIEKFEGTYVKGVLLVVALMMFVPHFLLDWSWNETFYRAMILLVVASPCALVAAITPATLSAISNGARNGILFKGGIHLERLASVKAIAFDKTGTLTEGKPTVTDVYVRENITEKEVLYITASIESHSTHPLAESIVKYAQHAYDITLKKPEKVEDVTGFGLKGILENNAYKIGKADFIGEETKTFHNGISASLEKEGKTVVYISDEGGILGLIALKDTLRQETIAAIRDLQSIGVEAIMITGDNEETAKAIASESNIKEYYASCLPETKVETIKKLKEKYGTVAMVGDGINDAPALATASIGVAMGEGTDVALETADVVLMKNELSRLSQAIRLSKRMNRIVKQNVIFSLAVIAMLICSNFLQFLALPFGVIGHEGSTILVILNGLRLLKGSK; encoded by the coding sequence ATGAACTCAGAAGTAAAAACGTTACACGCAAAAGAAACAATTTCTCATCCCTCTTTATGGGACACATTAAAAAAACATTATGAACTTGTATTTGCAGTAGCATCTGGTATTTTTATTTTAGTTGGTTGGTTATTTACAAAGAACGATGCAATGAATGTAGGTATTACTTGCTATATCCTTGCTTATATAGTTGGTGGATATGCAAAAGCAAAAGAAGGAATTGAAGATACGATTGAAGAAAAAGAGCTAAATGTTGAAATGCTAATGCTCTTTGCAGCTATTGGTGCTGCAATTATTGGCTACTGGGCAGAAGGGGCTATTTTAATCTTCATCTTTGCACTCAGCGGTGCTATGGAATCTTATACGTTAAGTAAGAGCCAAAAAGAAATTTCCGCTCTTCTTGACTTACAGCCTGAAGAAGCATTACGTATTTCCACCGGAACTGAGGAACGTGTTCCTGTTGGAGAGTTACAAATTAACGACATTATTTTAATTAAACCCGGTGAACGTGTTCCTGCTGACGGTACGATTCATAACGGTGAAACAAATATCGATGAGGCAGCAATCACAGGAGAACCTATTCCAAATGAGAAAAGACATGGCGATGAAGTATTTGCAGGTACTGTAAATTTACGTGGTGCTATCGAAGTTAAAATTACGAAGCCGAGCGATCAAACATTATTCCAAAAGATTATCCGTCTCGTCCAAAGTGCACAAAGTGAAAAATCACCATCACAACTATTCATTGAAAAGTTTGAAGGAACATACGTAAAAGGTGTACTACTCGTTGTTGCGCTTATGATGTTCGTTCCTCATTTCTTACTTGACTGGAGCTGGAATGAAACGTTTTATCGCGCTATGATCTTACTTGTAGTCGCATCTCCTTGTGCGCTCGTAGCTGCCATTACACCAGCTACGTTATCAGCCATTTCTAACGGAGCGAGAAACGGTATTCTCTTTAAAGGCGGTATACATTTAGAACGCCTTGCTTCTGTGAAAGCAATCGCGTTTGATAAAACAGGAACATTAACAGAAGGTAAACCTACCGTAACAGATGTATATGTTCGAGAAAATATAACAGAAAAAGAAGTACTTTATATTACAGCATCAATTGAAAGTCACTCTACACATCCTTTAGCTGAATCCATTGTTAAATATGCACAACATGCGTACGACATTACTTTAAAAAAACCAGAAAAGGTTGAAGATGTAACTGGTTTTGGTCTAAAAGGAATATTGGAAAACAACGCTTATAAAATAGGTAAAGCTGATTTTATCGGTGAAGAAACAAAGACATTTCATAATGGTATTTCTGCCTCACTTGAAAAAGAAGGTAAAACTGTCGTTTATATTAGTGATGAGGGAGGCATTCTTGGACTTATCGCTTTAAAAGATACGCTTCGCCAAGAAACAATAGCTGCTATTCGTGATTTACAAAGCATTGGTGTCGAAGCAATTATGATTACTGGAGATAATGAAGAAACGGCAAAAGCAATTGCCTCTGAAAGTAATATAAAGGAATATTACGCATCATGCTTACCAGAAACAAAAGTTGAAACGATTAAAAAGTTAAAAGAAAAATACGGTACAGTAGCAATGGTTGGAGACGGTATAAATGATGCACCTGCCCTAGCTACTGCTAGCATTGGTGTCGCAATGGGAGAAGGAACAGATGTAGCTTTAGAAACTGCAGATGTTGTACTGATGAAGAACGAACTATCTCGCCTTTCCCAAGCAATTCGTTTATCAAAACGAATGAACCGTATTGTGAAGCAAAACGTAATCTTTTCGCTAGCCGTTATTGCCATGCTAATTTGTTCAAACTTCTTGCAATTTTTAGCTCTTCCATTCGGTGTTATTGGTCATGAAGGAAGTACGATTCTTGTCATTTTGAATGGCTTACGATTACTAAAAGGAAGCAAATAA
- a CDS encoding DMT family transporter, which translates to MKTEKFFTHPIGVFIAAIVATFLWGSAFPFIKLSYVELGIQPQEVGEQILFAGYRFFLSGFMLLLFFKVLGKDMSFKKGTGKQLIQIGLFQTFLQYICFYIGMSYSSGIEGAIISGTSSFFQILLAHFLYKDDALNMRKIIGVSIGFCGVVLVNMPSDGSLSFHFGIGSLLLLSAAMLYSYGNILAKEGSKTLDVGYMTAYQMMFGSIGLLCIGALQVGVMPFTFSLHALLMLIYLSFLSAAGFCIWNTIMKYNKVGKVSMYMFFIPVFGVLLSSMILGEAIHSFVLLGLACVAAGIIVVNRTPAKQKIEKEKQVA; encoded by the coding sequence GTGAAGACAGAGAAATTTTTTACCCATCCGATTGGCGTATTTATTGCTGCAATAGTAGCAACTTTTTTATGGGGAAGCGCATTTCCTTTTATTAAATTAAGTTATGTTGAACTTGGAATTCAACCACAAGAAGTTGGAGAGCAAATATTATTTGCCGGTTATCGTTTCTTTTTATCTGGATTCATGCTCTTATTATTCTTTAAAGTGTTAGGAAAAGATATGAGCTTCAAAAAAGGAACGGGGAAACAGTTAATACAAATTGGTTTATTCCAAACGTTTCTTCAATATATCTGTTTTTATATTGGAATGAGTTATAGTTCGGGAATTGAAGGAGCTATCATTTCAGGGACATCATCATTCTTTCAAATTTTACTCGCCCATTTTTTATATAAAGATGATGCCCTCAATATGAGAAAAATAATTGGCGTATCGATTGGCTTTTGTGGCGTCGTTTTAGTAAATATGCCGAGTGATGGTAGCTTATCATTTCATTTTGGAATCGGAAGCTTATTACTTCTTAGTGCAGCAATGCTGTATTCATATGGAAACATATTAGCGAAAGAAGGTAGTAAAACGTTAGATGTTGGCTATATGACAGCATACCAAATGATGTTTGGTTCTATAGGATTATTATGTATAGGGGCTTTACAAGTTGGAGTAATGCCATTTACATTTAGTCTACATGCACTACTTATGCTGATTTATTTATCTTTCTTATCTGCAGCTGGTTTTTGCATTTGGAATACAATTATGAAGTACAATAAGGTTGGAAAAGTATCTATGTATATGTTCTTTATACCCGTATTTGGTGTGTTATTATCGAGCATGATTTTAGGTGAAGCAATTCATTCATTTGTGTTACTCGGTTTAGCATGTGTAGCCGCGGGAATTATTGTGGTAAATCGGACGCCAGCTAAGCAAAAAATAGAGAAAGAAAAACAAGTAGCATAG
- a CDS encoding lysoplasmalogenase, which translates to MNLLYVVLIGQILLFLIGAIYAMRQTKRTKDNMPLPLAIRLILSFSLTGSAIWIWLQDPSVEYSTWVALGMTLSTVGDLFMAGLIPIGHRLIGGMVTFALAHCFYVKAFLQTGISWNGFWIGLLVYGLFLIVGWFFFIRNDKQDKLFTIGALIYGLWVGGMACFAFALYYENTGIWWIPAFGGLLFVISDFIIGVTDIGGRKLKYEPLWIWFTYVAAQMCIVYVGL; encoded by the coding sequence ATGAATCTACTTTACGTGGTGTTAATTGGGCAAATACTTCTTTTTTTAATTGGTGCAATTTATGCAATGCGGCAGACAAAAAGAACGAAAGATAATATGCCGTTACCTTTAGCAATCCGTCTTATTCTTAGTTTTTCTTTAACAGGTAGTGCAATTTGGATATGGTTACAAGATCCATCTGTAGAGTATAGTACGTGGGTTGCACTTGGTATGACTTTATCGACTGTGGGAGATTTGTTTATGGCTGGGCTGATTCCAATTGGTCACAGGTTAATTGGTGGGATGGTTACTTTCGCTCTTGCTCATTGTTTTTATGTAAAAGCATTTTTGCAAACAGGAATTTCGTGGAATGGTTTTTGGATTGGCTTACTCGTATATGGGCTCTTTCTAATTGTAGGATGGTTCTTCTTTATCCGAAATGATAAACAGGATAAATTGTTTACGATAGGAGCTCTAATTTACGGATTGTGGGTTGGAGGAATGGCTTGCTTTGCATTCGCCTTATATTATGAAAATACAGGAATATGGTGGATACCAGCGTTTGGTGGTTTACTGTTTGTGATTTCTGATTTTATTATTGGCGTGACAGATATCGGAGGGCGTAAATTGAAGTATGAGCCACTTTGGATTTGGTTTACATATGTAGCTGCTCAAATGTGTATTGTATATGTGGGATTATAA
- the lepB gene encoding signal peptidase I: MMQKKKRWREFFGTIAIACLLVFLAKIFVFFPTTVKGASMRPTLQDGDKVIVNKLAKQFESYGREDIIVMKTDNFYVKRVIGLPGDIIEMRNDQLYVNSEVKDEEYLDSNKKQAEKKLMNLTEDFGPITVPENKIFVMGDNRLISKDSRNGLGFIDREDVLGKLAGIYYPFEHMKIIK, from the coding sequence ATGATGCAAAAGAAAAAACGTTGGCGTGAATTCTTTGGAACTATTGCAATTGCATGTTTATTGGTGTTTTTGGCGAAAATTTTTGTGTTTTTCCCTACGACTGTAAAAGGAGCATCTATGAGGCCAACGTTGCAAGATGGAGATAAGGTAATTGTTAATAAGTTAGCAAAACAATTTGAAAGCTATGGGAGAGAAGATATTATTGTTATGAAAACAGATAATTTTTATGTCAAAAGAGTGATTGGATTACCTGGAGATATAATTGAGATGAGAAATGATCAATTATATGTAAATTCTGAAGTGAAAGATGAAGAGTATTTGGATAGTAATAAAAAACAAGCAGAAAAAAAACTTATGAATTTAACAGAGGACTTTGGACCAATTACAGTTCCCGAAAATAAGATTTTTGTTATGGGAGATAATCGCTTAATAAGTAAAGATAGTAGAAATGGTTTAGGTTTTATTGATAGAGAAGATGTGTTAGGAAAGTTAGCAGGCATTTATTATCCGTTTGAACATATGAAAATAATAAAGTAA